Proteins from one Catenuloplanes atrovinosus genomic window:
- a CDS encoding glutathione peroxidase yields MTVFDVEINSLTGAPFDLARYRGNALLVVNVASKCGSTPQYTALEALAEEYADRGLVVLGAPCNQFGNQEPGTAEEIAEFCATTYGVTFPMTEKLDVNGPGRHPLFAALTDTPDTDGEAGDVRWNFEKFLVTPDGTPTARFRTPIRPDSPEVRTAIEKILPH; encoded by the coding sequence ATGACCGTCTTCGACGTCGAGATCAACTCACTCACCGGCGCGCCCTTCGACCTGGCCCGATACCGCGGCAACGCGCTGCTCGTCGTGAACGTCGCCTCCAAGTGCGGCTCCACCCCGCAGTACACCGCGCTGGAGGCGCTCGCCGAGGAGTACGCCGACCGCGGCCTCGTGGTGCTCGGCGCGCCGTGCAACCAGTTCGGCAACCAGGAGCCCGGCACCGCCGAGGAGATCGCCGAGTTCTGCGCCACCACCTACGGCGTCACGTTCCCGATGACGGAGAAGCTGGACGTCAACGGCCCCGGCCGGCACCCGCTCTTCGCCGCGCTGACCGACACGCCCGACACCGACGGCGAGGCCGGCGACGTCCGCTGGAACTTCGAGAAGTTCCTGGTCACCCCGGACGGCACCCCCACCGCCCGGTTCCGCACCCCGATCCGCCCCGACTCCCCCGAGGTCCGCACCGCCATCGAAAAAATCCTCCCGCACTGA
- a CDS encoding DUF2203 domain-containing protein, protein MFTLAEARQLIATLRPRIDELITLRADLAELKADLADGIESAFGGVAEIKALDARIYATVELLEQNGIQIKNLAPVTLDFPGERDGRPVLWCWLEGDRSIDWYHRLECGFAGRRPT, encoded by the coding sequence GTGTTCACACTGGCCGAGGCCCGGCAGCTGATCGCGACCCTGCGTCCCCGCATCGACGAGCTGATCACGCTCCGCGCCGACCTGGCGGAGCTGAAGGCCGACCTGGCCGACGGCATCGAGAGCGCGTTCGGCGGCGTCGCGGAGATCAAGGCGCTGGACGCGCGGATCTACGCCACCGTCGAGCTCCTCGAACAGAACGGCATCCAGATCAAGAACCTGGCCCCGGTCACACTCGACTTCCCCGGCGAACGCGACGGCCGCCCGGTCCTCTGGTGCTGGCTCGAGGGCGACCGCAGCATCGACTGGTACCACCGCCTGGAGTGCGGCTTCGCCGGCCGCCGGCCGACCTGA